One Halorientalis litorea DNA segment encodes these proteins:
- a CDS encoding TasA family protein, producing the protein MGSGDITLTRRRLLGGVATVGVTGAGVGAGTAALYSDTETSASNGLSAGTLNLTLDGQDTTVQFLSETGIAPGDSGTATMTVANAGSVTGYVDVEVASVTNAENGCAGNENSVDNSCGDPGQGLGELQDNLETEAYFQNGPTLWGPTTVAAEPNAGDVYDVDYALSGGASDQFVLDWSLPAGTGNEAQTDSVSIQLTFRLDQEVDAGL; encoded by the coding sequence ATGGGTTCGGGTGATATCACGCTGACGCGTCGTCGGCTACTCGGTGGAGTGGCAACTGTGGGTGTCACCGGTGCCGGCGTCGGTGCGGGGACGGCAGCGCTGTACTCAGACACCGAAACCAGTGCCAGCAACGGACTGAGTGCCGGAACGCTGAATCTCACGCTCGACGGACAGGACACGACGGTACAGTTCCTCTCGGAGACGGGTATCGCGCCAGGTGACAGCGGGACGGCGACGATGACGGTGGCCAACGCCGGGTCGGTGACCGGCTACGTCGATGTCGAAGTCGCGTCCGTGACGAACGCCGAGAACGGCTGTGCCGGAAACGAGAACAGCGTCGATAACTCCTGTGGTGACCCCGGACAAGGACTCGGCGAGTTACAGGACAATCTTGAAACCGAGGCGTACTTTCAGAACGGTCCCACGTTGTGGGGGCCGACGACGGTGGCCGCGGAACCGAACGCGGGGGACGTGTACGACGTGGACTACGCGCTGTCCGGCGGCGCGTCGGACCAGTTCGTCCTGGACTGGTCGCTCCCGGCCGGGACGGGCAACGAGGCACAGACCGACAGCGTCAGCATCCAACTCACGTTCAGACTCGACCAAGAGGTCGACGCAGGACTATGA
- a CDS encoding pyridoxal phosphate-dependent aminotransferase produces MDYETPQFFRVMQYAERADRDVVDMVSGNPDWEPPDALRDGLREYADSDPEAFQYPASEGWAPLREEIATRRNVPVERVVVTNGAGEANHLAMVEALDRDAGNEVLLTDPVYPYYAGRVNLLDGDARYVPVDDAGRADSAAVRDAATEDTAVIAVNTPNNPTGAVYPESTLQELAAVAEDYDALLVCDEVYDHFDHTGEFTSALSVDSPNRIVTNSFSKSMAITGFRVGYAVFPERLIDRVRTRHMLTNVTVSRPAQYAVYTALRETPPDYYAANRRLLQSRIESFTDALDDAGAEYTTPEGGFYVLARFEGFPGTLANVKRLIDEAGVAGMPGEAFGESRADWLRFALVTPRAEAAADRLADYFG; encoded by the coding sequence ATGGACTACGAGACGCCGCAGTTCTTTCGGGTCATGCAGTATGCCGAGCGGGCGGACCGGGATGTCGTCGACATGGTGAGCGGCAACCCCGACTGGGAGCCACCGGACGCGCTCCGGGATGGCCTCCGCGAGTACGCCGACAGCGACCCCGAGGCGTTCCAGTACCCCGCGAGTGAGGGATGGGCACCACTCCGGGAGGAGATCGCCACCCGCCGGAACGTCCCCGTCGAGCGAGTCGTCGTCACGAACGGTGCCGGCGAGGCGAACCACCTCGCCATGGTCGAAGCGTTGGACCGCGACGCCGGGAACGAAGTCCTCCTGACGGACCCGGTGTACCCCTACTACGCCGGCCGGGTGAACCTCCTCGACGGCGACGCGCGGTACGTCCCCGTCGACGACGCGGGCCGCGCCGACTCCGCCGCGGTTCGGGACGCCGCGACCGAGGACACCGCCGTCATCGCGGTCAACACGCCGAACAACCCGACCGGCGCGGTGTACCCCGAGTCGACCCTGCAGGAACTGGCCGCCGTCGCCGAGGACTACGACGCCCTGCTGGTCTGTGACGAGGTGTACGACCACTTCGATCACACCGGCGAGTTCACCAGCGCGCTCTCCGTCGACTCTCCCAACCGAATCGTGACGAACTCCTTCTCGAAATCGATGGCGATAACGGGCTTTCGCGTGGGCTACGCCGTCTTCCCCGAGCGGCTGATCGACCGCGTTCGGACCCGCCACATGCTGACGAACGTGACCGTCAGCCGTCCCGCACAGTACGCCGTATACACTGCACTCCGGGAGACGCCGCCGGACTACTACGCCGCCAACCGCCGTCTGCTCCAGTCCCGCATCGAGTCGTTCACCGACGCTCTCGACGACGCCGGAGCCGAGTACACGACGCCCGAGGGCGGGTTCTACGTGCTGGCTCGGTTCGAGGGCTTCCCGGGGACGCTCGCCAACGTGAAGCGACTGATAGACGAGGCGGGCGTCGCGGGGATGCCCGGCGAG
- a CDS encoding PKD domain-containing protein, giving the protein MMRPRNAVRTVLVAAVLVGLVGTFAAPASVAQFSDAHDGTGQVSAAQYGSGGGGGGAVTADAGGPYSVDEGNGNSVTLDASGSSTSKGNLNGGQAGYQWTILGGPGSLQQPTNQETVTYNPPNDVDGDTTVTVEVTVTNNKGDTDSDTATITVNDLG; this is encoded by the coding sequence ATGATGCGGCCCCGGAACGCCGTCCGGACTGTCCTCGTGGCGGCGGTACTAGTCGGCCTCGTCGGGACGTTCGCCGCACCGGCGTCGGTCGCTCAATTCAGCGACGCACACGACGGTACTGGACAGGTGAGTGCCGCACAGTACGGTTCCGGTGGCGGCGGTGGCGGTGCCGTAACCGCGGACGCTGGTGGCCCGTACAGTGTCGACGAAGGGAACGGCAACTCGGTGACACTCGACGCGAGCGGCAGTTCCACCAGCAAAGGGAACCTGAACGGGGGACAGGCGGGCTACCAGTGGACGATACTCGGCGGGCCGGGTAGCCTCCAGCAACCGACGAACCAAGAGACGGTGACGTACAACCCCCCGAACGACGTGGACGGTGACACCACCGTGACAGTCGAAGTGACCGTGACGAACAACAAGGGCGACACTGACAGCGACACCGCGACTATCACGGTCAACGACCTCGGTTGA
- a CDS encoding signal peptidase I: protein MSELQGTARTVGGVVALLAVVTVAVLAMLFVAPSVVGAEASYTVLSDSMSPSINAGDVVVVRGTDPADISEGDVITYSATRQGGPDRVTHRVVGVEETADGRQFRTKGDANEDPDPNPVPAADVIGTVWFTVPMVGYLFVFAGTDLGLVGLVIVPAVLLVLNELYTLVSETETTDETEDEPV, encoded by the coding sequence ATGAGCGAACTCCAAGGCACTGCCCGGACTGTCGGCGGTGTGGTGGCACTGTTGGCAGTCGTCACCGTCGCCGTGCTGGCGATGCTGTTCGTCGCGCCGAGCGTGGTCGGTGCGGAAGCCAGTTACACCGTCCTCTCGGACAGCATGTCGCCGAGCATCAACGCGGGGGACGTGGTGGTCGTGCGCGGGACCGATCCCGCAGATATCTCCGAGGGCGACGTAATTACATACAGTGCGACGCGTCAGGGTGGGCCTGACCGCGTGACACACCGCGTCGTCGGCGTCGAGGAGACGGCCGACGGCAGACAGTTCCGAACGAAAGGCGACGCCAACGAGGACCCGGACCCGAACCCGGTTCCGGCCGCCGATGTCATCGGGACGGTGTGGTTCACGGTGCCGATGGTCGGCTACCTGTTCGTGTTCGCGGGGACGGACCTCGGACTGGTCGGGTTGGTAATCGTGCCCGCCGTGTTGCTCGTCCTCAACGAACTCTACACGCTGGTCAGCGAGACGGAGACGACGGACGAGACGGAGGACGAGCCAGTATGA
- a CDS encoding TasA family protein, producing MPEKIKLTRRRALAALGVIGAGSAAAGAGTFAVFSDTESSTGNQLSAGTLDLETGNTQTITFSGTDIKPTDTGNSAVDLEKNTGSTIPGDLSVAIPSGGITSSEGDNVPAETNTDTTDGGELDDQLEFKLWLGLGGATDSTFDSSTDIGLNSDGTTTTSNDGGFETASNYDGTTWSDVITDFAGPVTFNVEWNFPGLGSTNNAAQGDTISVDFDFTLQQQ from the coding sequence ATGCCAGAAAAAATCAAACTGACACGTCGCCGGGCACTCGCCGCGCTCGGCGTCATTGGTGCGGGTAGTGCAGCGGCAGGTGCAGGAACGTTCGCGGTTTTCAGTGATACGGAATCGAGTACCGGCAACCAACTCAGTGCTGGGACGCTCGACCTCGAGACGGGCAATACACAGACGATAACGTTCTCGGGGACCGACATCAAGCCGACCGACACGGGGAACTCGGCAGTCGACTTGGAGAAGAACACCGGGTCGACCATCCCGGGGGACCTCTCGGTGGCAATTCCGAGCGGCGGGATCACCAGTAGTGAAGGCGACAACGTCCCTGCCGAGACGAACACTGACACCACCGACGGCGGCGAACTAGACGACCAGCTCGAATTCAAGCTTTGGCTCGGCCTCGGTGGCGCGACGGACAGCACGTTCGATTCGAGTACCGACATCGGCCTCAACAGTGACGGGACGACGACGACGAGCAACGACGGTGGCTTCGAGACGGCAAGCAACTACGACGGAACGACGTGGAGTGACGTCATCACGGACTTCGCCGGCCCCGTGACGTTCAACGTCGAGTGGAACTTCCCCGGCTTGGGGAGCACGAACAACGCAGCGCAGGGCGACACCATCAGCGTGGATTTCGACTTCACGCTCCAGCAACAGTAA